A genomic stretch from Natronomonas gomsonensis includes:
- a CDS encoding enoyl-CoA hydratase/isomerase family protein, producing the protein MTYETIAVDRHPEDDRIARIRFDRADRNNVLDSRVLDELTVAITDADRDDDVRGILLGSTEPPFCSGASLAELTELQWEEGARWMTAYFETLDLLRDTGKPVVAAAEGTCVAGGNELASACDLIVAGESTRFGQPEVGVGSTAAGGGVQLLPLMIGEKRARDLLLTGRLLEAEEAKAIGLINRVVDDGDAEAKAAEILTTIADEKSPQAYRTIKAVMKQWTNLGLTGQEMARDLTARVWDSPEFQERAEAFLAREEQEPRPFHGTRPRDPEDVE; encoded by the coding sequence ATGACGTACGAAACCATCGCTGTCGACCGCCACCCCGAGGACGACCGTATCGCACGGATTCGGTTCGACCGAGCCGACCGCAACAACGTCCTTGATTCCCGAGTCCTCGACGAGTTGACCGTCGCGATTACCGACGCCGATCGCGACGACGACGTCCGCGGCATCCTCCTCGGGTCGACCGAACCGCCCTTCTGTTCGGGGGCCTCGCTCGCGGAGTTGACCGAACTACAGTGGGAGGAGGGCGCCCGCTGGATGACGGCGTACTTCGAGACGCTGGATTTGTTGCGCGATACCGGCAAGCCGGTCGTCGCCGCTGCCGAGGGGACCTGCGTCGCAGGCGGCAACGAACTCGCCTCGGCGTGTGACCTCATCGTCGCCGGCGAGTCGACCCGCTTCGGCCAACCGGAGGTCGGCGTCGGCTCGACGGCCGCCGGCGGCGGCGTCCAACTCCTTCCGTTGATGATTGGCGAGAAACGCGCCCGGGACCTGCTTTTGACCGGCCGACTGCTGGAGGCCGAGGAGGCGAAAGCCATCGGTCTCATCAACCGCGTCGTCGACGACGGCGACGCCGAGGCGAAGGCCGCGGAGATTCTCACGACCATCGCCGACGAGAAGAGCCCACAGGCCTACCGCACCATCAAGGCCGTGATGAAGCAGTGGACGAACCTCGGGTTGACCGGTCAAGAGATGGCCCGAGACCTCACCGCCCGGGTGTGGGACTCCCCGGAGTTCCAGGAGCGCGCCGAGGCGTTCCTCGCACGTGAAGAACAGGAGCCCCGGCCGTTCCACGGGACGCGGCCCCGGGACCCCGAGGACGTGGAGTAA
- a CDS encoding SDR family NAD(P)-dependent oxidoreductase, with translation MRGLETKTALVTGAGGGIGSAIAGRLAEEGATVAVNDIDEERAEATVEAIEEAGGEAFPVVADVTDLGSVREMVETVVDRAGLDVLVNNAGWDRIEWFLEQDPDRWDRIIDVNLRGQINCARAAGEVFADRENGGTVVAIASDAGRVGSSGEAVYAGTKGGVIAFTKTLARELARDGVTCNVVCPGPADTPLTQAIREESELAEHILGSIESQTPLGRMTEPDDVAGAVAYLASDDAAFVTGQVLSVSGGLTMVG, from the coding sequence ATGCGTGGATTGGAAACGAAGACGGCACTGGTGACAGGTGCGGGCGGCGGCATCGGCAGCGCCATCGCGGGGCGGTTGGCCGAGGAAGGTGCGACCGTCGCGGTCAACGACATCGACGAGGAACGGGCCGAAGCGACCGTCGAGGCAATCGAGGAAGCCGGCGGTGAGGCCTTCCCCGTCGTCGCGGACGTGACCGACCTCGGTTCGGTTCGAGAGATGGTCGAAACGGTCGTCGACCGCGCCGGACTCGATGTGCTCGTAAACAACGCCGGCTGGGACCGAATCGAGTGGTTCCTCGAACAGGACCCCGACCGCTGGGACCGCATCATCGACGTGAACCTCCGCGGGCAAATCAACTGTGCGCGGGCGGCCGGCGAGGTCTTCGCCGACCGGGAAAACGGTGGCACCGTCGTTGCCATCGCTTCGGACGCCGGCCGAGTCGGTTCGTCGGGTGAGGCGGTGTACGCCGGCACGAAGGGCGGCGTTATCGCCTTCACGAAGACGCTCGCTCGGGAACTGGCTCGCGACGGCGTCACCTGCAACGTCGTCTGCCCCGGCCCCGCCGACACGCCGCTCACGCAGGCGATACGTGAGGAGTCGGAATTAGCCGAACACATCCTCGGGAGTATCGAATCCCAGACACCGCTCGGTCGGATGACCGAACCCGACGACGTGGCCGGTGCGGTCGCCTACCTCGCCAGCGACGACGCCGCCTTCGTCACGGGCCAAGTGCTCAGCGTCTCCGGCGGCCTGACGATGGTCGGGTGA
- a CDS encoding phenylacetate--CoA ligase family protein encodes MDDEETLAAVNEQLERVGDYELYDDLGPVDYWEAFRELPFLTGKDLKADYDDHAPEGSLYDGAAMMCFTPLGDDLAPVFDTTADLEWQAEANARAFERAGIEAGDRVLNTFGYHTFGTGIIVQRGLEALGAEVIPAGPGESEQAAGTISQFDVDALVGNPSFALKVGEAGASVDTFVGAGEPFTSIPGMREQVKDALDADTAVDYFGTRQILPVAAETENEDGLYLLDDYALIEVVDPDTGELLPFGERGELVVTHLKKEGCPLVRYRTGDLAEWEQRDGEVVLPDGVIGRTDGRLKVKGVKLYPESLGTVLAGFEELTGEFRLEVSRPESTDQIRLVVEGNADIEELAAAVKDRLLVAPNEVELVDDIDDTGVVDERY; translated from the coding sequence ATGGACGACGAGGAGACCCTCGCTGCGGTCAACGAACAACTCGAACGCGTCGGTGACTACGAACTGTACGACGACCTCGGCCCAGTCGACTACTGGGAGGCGTTCCGCGAGTTGCCGTTTCTCACGGGGAAGGACCTGAAGGCCGACTACGACGACCACGCCCCCGAGGGGTCGCTGTACGACGGCGCGGCGATGATGTGTTTCACGCCGCTCGGCGACGACCTCGCGCCCGTCTTCGACACGACGGCGGACCTCGAATGGCAGGCCGAGGCCAACGCTCGCGCCTTCGAGCGCGCCGGCATCGAAGCGGGCGACCGCGTGCTCAACACCTTCGGATACCACACCTTCGGGACAGGTATCATCGTCCAGCGCGGCCTCGAAGCCCTCGGCGCTGAGGTCATCCCCGCCGGACCGGGCGAGTCCGAACAGGCCGCCGGAACCATCTCACAATTCGACGTCGACGCCCTCGTTGGCAATCCCTCCTTCGCACTGAAGGTCGGTGAGGCAGGCGCCAGCGTCGACACCTTCGTCGGCGCCGGCGAACCGTTCACCTCAATCCCGGGCATGCGCGAGCAGGTCAAAGACGCCCTCGACGCCGACACCGCCGTCGACTACTTCGGGACCAGACAGATACTCCCGGTCGCCGCCGAGACCGAAAACGAGGACGGCCTCTACCTCCTCGACGACTACGCCCTCATCGAGGTCGTCGACCCCGACACCGGCGAGTTGCTCCCGTTCGGCGAACGCGGAGAACTCGTCGTCACCCACCTCAAGAAGGAGGGCTGTCCGCTCGTCCGCTATCGCACCGGCGACCTCGCCGAGTGGGAGCAACGCGACGGCGAGGTGGTCCTTCCCGACGGCGTCATCGGTCGCACCGACGGCCGCCTCAAAGTCAAGGGCGTCAAACTGTACCCCGAATCGCTCGGCACCGTACTGGCCGGCTTCGAGGAACTGACCGGCGAGTTCCGACTGGAGGTCTCACGGCCGGAGTCGACCGACCAGATACGGCTGGTCGTCGAGGGCAATGCCGACATCGAAGAACTCGCGGCGGCGGTCAAAGACCGCCTGCTCGTCGCGCCCAACGAGGTCGAGTTGGTCGACGACATCGACGACACGGGCGTCGTCGACGAGCGGTACTGA
- a CDS encoding uracil-DNA glycosylase, translating to MATFPDPETRNSLSADCRRCPRLVESRNCISWGVGSRDATLVVVGEAPGAGDPDADRWRGGNHTGMAYTARHSGRRIRERFESLGYDEEELYFTNAVKCFPAEKPEDPDSSNREPTAEERANCRPYLRSELVDIEPACVVPTGRHATESLLAAADRSLDGFLETVLTTIETDAFPPLVPILHPSYENIWVPRLGYEPEEYESAISTALERVGAGPR from the coding sequence ATGGCGACGTTTCCCGACCCCGAGACCCGAAACTCCCTCTCGGCGGACTGCCGGCGCTGTCCCCGACTCGTCGAGAGCCGGAACTGCATCTCCTGGGGCGTCGGCTCGCGTGATGCGACGCTCGTCGTCGTCGGCGAGGCTCCAGGTGCCGGCGACCCCGACGCCGACCGCTGGCGGGGCGGCAACCACACCGGGATGGCCTACACGGCACGCCACAGCGGCCGCCGCATCCGCGAACGCTTCGAATCGCTCGGCTACGACGAGGAGGAACTGTACTTTACGAACGCCGTGAAGTGTTTTCCCGCCGAAAAACCCGAGGACCCCGATTCGTCGAACCGCGAACCGACGGCCGAAGAGCGTGCCAACTGCCGACCGTACCTGCGTTCGGAACTGGTCGACATCGAACCGGCGTGTGTCGTTCCGACCGGCCGCCACGCCACGGAATCGCTGCTGGCCGCCGCCGACCGGAGCCTCGATGGCTTCCTCGAAACCGTCCTGACGACTATCGAAACCGACGCCTTCCCGCCGTTGGTCCCAATACTACACCCCTCCTATGAGAATATCTGGGTTCCGCGACTCGGCTACGAGCCCGAGGAGTACGAATCGGCCATCTCGACGGCGCTGGAACGCGTCGGCGCCGGCCCCCGGTGA
- a CDS encoding DUF7331 family protein — MSDTPSDSDELPEPMTEAPPHSARDDERYAHLSLGDGEVVIYDREDPETWLQSDFAVEIGA; from the coding sequence ATGAGTGACACACCCTCCGACTCGGACGAGTTGCCCGAACCGATGACCGAAGCACCGCCACACTCCGCTCGCGACGACGAGCGGTACGCACACCTCTCGCTCGGCGACGGGGAAGTCGTCATCTACGACCGGGAGGACCCCGAAACGTGGCTCCAGTCGGATTTCGCCGTCGAAATCGGCGCGTGA
- a CDS encoding DUF7860 family protein: MSHQTGGRSLDHARLAKLGFLVGVGLFAVGAVGEIGGHAVLSTVPATLDTVFFGMETLGVVIGLVTPIVFGAVLPLIE; the protein is encoded by the coding sequence ATGAGCCATCAAACAGGGGGGCGAAGCCTCGACCACGCGCGGTTGGCAAAACTGGGATTTCTGGTCGGCGTCGGCCTCTTCGCCGTCGGTGCCGTCGGTGAAATCGGCGGGCACGCCGTCCTCTCGACGGTACCGGCGACGCTGGATACGGTCTTTTTCGGCATGGAAACACTCGGCGTGGTCATCGGCCTCGTTACGCCGATCGTCTTCGGCGCAGTGCTCCCGCTAATCGAGTAG
- the ileS gene encoding isoleucine--tRNA ligase yields the protein MSRFAEVDDQYDPDAVEERVFDHWDAVDAYEQTKERFADEEPLFFVDGPPYTSGAAHMGTTWNKTLKDAYIRHLRMRGHNVTDRPGYDMHGLPIETKVEEKLGFDNKKDIEEFGMENFIEECKTFADSQLEGLQNDFKSFGVWMDWDNPYKTVSPEYMEAAWWGFEQAHERGLVTQGKRSITQCPRCETAIAKNEVEYHTAEAPSIYVKFPLRNREGNLVIWTTTPWTIPANTFVAVDEDVIYAEVEYDDEILYLASDVVDDVMERVGAEPEDYTVLEELPGSDLIGWEYDHPLAEEVPDHAQAEGSQQVYHADYVEVDRTGMVHSAPGHGEEDFERGQELDLEIFCPVASDGVYTAEAGNYEGEFVRDANDDIIADLRANGHLMLSESGHVIDEGQCWRCDTDIVRIVTDQWFITVTDIKDELLSNIEDSEWHPQEAREGRFRKFVENSPDWNVSRQRYWGIPIPIWTPQDWDGHMGDAIVVGTREKLADLADQDIDPEEIDLHRPTVDDITITDGDTTYTRVPDVFDVWLDSSVASWGTLDFPSNEDDFEELWPADLIMEAHDQTRGWFWSQLGMGTAALGEVPYNDVLMHGWALAEDGRKMSKSIGNIVAPQEAIDRHGADPMRLFLLSQNPQGDDMRFSWDEMGNRQRDLNILWNVFRFPLPYMRMDDFEPGSVSLEDAALETVDEWVLSRLQSVTAEMTEQWDDYRQDKALDALLEFIVEDVSRFYIQVVRERMWEEEQSESKQAAYATLYHVLVETTKLLAPYAPFVADDIYGTLTDEDGFDTVHMCEWPEVEEFFHDTQLESDVEIVAAVEEAGSNARQQAERKLRWPVTRVVVAADDAEAAEAVDRHRDLLRDRLNAREIELVEPGADWEELQYSARADMSVLGPAFGDEAGEVMNALNAVTVTEQSLDVLSSAVAEELGREVELTEEMVSFNTDTPEGVEGTAFDIDGDDRGVVYVDTTLTEDIESEGYAREVIRRIQEMRKDLDLEIDAEIRVALDIADDRIAGLVREHEDLIAGEVRASGFGGIDDGYEQEWTVEGTDMRITIEAV from the coding sequence ATGAGCAGGTTCGCCGAGGTCGACGACCAGTACGACCCCGACGCGGTCGAAGAGCGGGTGTTCGACCACTGGGACGCCGTCGACGCCTACGAGCAGACCAAGGAGCGCTTCGCGGACGAAGAACCGCTGTTCTTCGTCGACGGGCCGCCGTACACCTCCGGGGCCGCCCACATGGGGACGACGTGGAACAAGACGCTGAAGGACGCCTACATCCGCCACCTTCGGATGCGGGGCCACAACGTCACCGACCGCCCCGGCTACGACATGCACGGCCTCCCAATCGAGACGAAAGTCGAGGAGAAACTCGGCTTCGACAACAAGAAGGACATCGAGGAGTTCGGCATGGAGAACTTCATCGAGGAGTGTAAGACCTTCGCCGACTCCCAACTCGAAGGGCTCCAGAACGACTTCAAGTCCTTCGGCGTCTGGATGGACTGGGACAACCCCTACAAAACCGTCTCACCGGAGTACATGGAGGCGGCGTGGTGGGGCTTCGAGCAGGCCCACGAGCGCGGCCTCGTCACGCAGGGGAAACGGTCCATCACGCAGTGTCCTCGCTGTGAAACGGCCATCGCGAAGAACGAAGTCGAGTACCACACCGCCGAGGCGCCCTCCATCTACGTGAAGTTCCCCCTTCGGAATCGTGAGGGTAACCTCGTCATCTGGACGACGACGCCGTGGACCATCCCCGCAAACACCTTCGTCGCCGTCGACGAGGACGTGATCTACGCGGAGGTCGAGTACGACGATGAGATTCTGTATCTTGCCAGCGACGTGGTCGACGACGTGATGGAGCGGGTCGGCGCCGAACCCGAAGACTACACCGTTCTCGAGGAACTCCCCGGTTCGGACCTCATCGGCTGGGAGTACGACCACCCGCTGGCCGAGGAGGTCCCCGACCACGCCCAAGCCGAGGGCTCCCAGCAGGTGTATCACGCTGACTACGTCGAGGTCGACCGCACCGGGATGGTTCACTCCGCCCCCGGCCACGGTGAGGAGGACTTCGAGCGCGGCCAGGAACTGGACCTCGAAATCTTCTGTCCGGTCGCCTCCGACGGCGTCTACACCGCCGAAGCCGGTAACTACGAGGGCGAGTTCGTCCGCGACGCCAACGACGACATCATCGCCGACCTCCGTGCGAACGGCCACCTCATGCTTTCGGAGTCCGGCCACGTCATTGACGAGGGGCAGTGTTGGCGCTGTGATACGGACATCGTCCGCATCGTCACCGACCAGTGGTTCATCACGGTCACCGACATCAAAGACGAACTCCTCTCGAACATCGAGGATTCGGAGTGGCACCCACAGGAGGCCCGTGAGGGCCGCTTCCGGAAGTTCGTCGAGAACTCCCCGGACTGGAACGTCTCCCGACAGCGCTACTGGGGCATCCCCATCCCCATCTGGACGCCACAGGACTGGGACGGCCACATGGGCGACGCCATCGTCGTCGGCACCCGCGAGAAACTCGCCGACCTCGCAGACCAGGACATCGACCCCGAGGAGATAGACCTCCACCGACCGACCGTCGACGACATCACCATCACCGACGGCGACACCACCTACACCCGCGTTCCGGACGTCTTCGACGTGTGGCTGGATTCGTCGGTCGCCTCGTGGGGGACGCTCGATTTCCCGTCGAACGAAGACGACTTCGAGGAGTTGTGGCCCGCCGACCTCATCATGGAGGCTCACGACCAGACCCGCGGGTGGTTCTGGTCGCAACTCGGGATGGGAACCGCCGCCCTCGGTGAAGTGCCGTACAACGACGTACTGATGCACGGATGGGCGCTGGCCGAGGACGGCCGGAAGATGTCGAAATCCATCGGCAACATCGTCGCCCCACAGGAGGCCATCGACCGCCACGGCGCCGACCCGATGCGGCTGTTCCTGCTGAGTCAGAACCCACAGGGCGACGACATGCGCTTCTCGTGGGACGAGATGGGCAACCGCCAGCGGGACCTCAACATCCTCTGGAACGTGTTCCGCTTCCCGCTGCCGTACATGCGGATGGACGACTTCGAACCCGGCTCGGTGTCCCTTGAGGACGCCGCCCTCGAGACGGTTGACGAGTGGGTGCTCTCCCGTCTCCAGTCGGTCACCGCCGAGATGACCGAACAGTGGGACGACTACCGACAGGACAAGGCACTGGACGCGCTGCTGGAGTTCATCGTCGAGGACGTCTCGCGGTTCTACATCCAGGTCGTCCGCGAGCGGATGTGGGAGGAAGAGCAATCGGAAAGCAAGCAGGCCGCCTACGCGACGCTGTATCACGTGCTCGTCGAGACGACGAAACTGCTGGCGCCCTATGCGCCGTTCGTCGCCGACGACATCTACGGAACGCTCACCGACGAGGACGGTTTCGACACCGTCCACATGTGTGAGTGGCCCGAGGTCGAGGAGTTCTTCCACGACACGCAACTGGAATCGGATGTCGAAATCGTCGCAGCCGTCGAGGAGGCGGGGTCGAACGCTCGCCAGCAGGCCGAGCGGAAACTGCGCTGGCCCGTCACGCGTGTGGTCGTTGCCGCCGACGACGCCGAGGCCGCCGAGGCCGTCGACCGGCACCGAGATTTGCTCCGTGACCGACTGAATGCTCGCGAAATCGAACTCGTCGAACCTGGCGCCGACTGGGAGGAACTGCAGTACAGCGCTCGCGCCGACATGTCGGTGCTCGGCCCCGCATTCGGCGACGAGGCCGGCGAGGTGATGAACGCGCTCAACGCCGTCACCGTCACCGAACAGTCCCTCGATGTGCTGTCGAGTGCCGTCGCCGAGGAACTCGGCCGCGAGGTCGAATTGACCGAGGAGATGGTGTCGTTCAACACCGACACGCCCGAGGGCGTCGAGGGAACCGCCTTCGACATCGACGGCGACGACCGGGGCGTCGTCTACGTCGACACGACGCTCACCGAAGACATCGAGTCGGAGGGGTACGCCCGCGAGGTCATCCGCCGGATTCAGGAGATGCGTAAGGACCTCGACCTCGAAATCGACGCCGAGATTCGCGTCGCCCTCGACATCGCCGACGACCGCATCGCGGGACTCGTCCGCGAACACGAGGACCTCATCGCCGGCGAGGTCCGTGCGAGTGGCTTCGGCGGCATCGACGACGGCTACGAGCAGGAGTGGACCGTCGAAGGTACCGACATGCGGATAACTATCGAGGCTGTATAG
- a CDS encoding CARDB domain-containing protein, which produces MSRPRARAVSLSVLLTCWLLAGSVAFAMPAAAATIEVDNTLAQTDTKGEVDVKTQVIIPDGATSVEITIPEDTDVYETEGFRQSGTDGRTYEWTGGTDRPFVRYDLAGNRTIDRGSGEQFLYAVTDEWAVVRSPSISVRATGIDLRINRSNHVDGEGVAGRHITYLGGYEEHTRQAAGQRFRLIESEHGDMHENPEDVLDSLAHAANHFETGARDDSVLIIAVPSNVDWAATGVQRGDSDMWVRDDERLDTARNTWIHEYVHTRQDYDRTEATRWTIEGMADYYAALLTYEQGRIDFETFQSQMDDGARDRYSDVQLSDPATWENGRGNYEKGALVFGHLDRRLRADADTTLAAAIAEFNDPGTELTQQRFLDAVETTGSTAIRDDAERYTETTETPEVWSRQQHLDAFGGADIRYEFEGFAVSGPYREATIDSPRVVTDETLEPTVRIRNVGTESGEYTAELRVDGETVAERTGTLDADAETTVTFQRRFDAAGEYDLSVGTTTTTAVVEEPADVAVTDLTADPATAALGESVTLRATVASSADRPADGDVTFAVGGKSVATERVQLNDGPVTVEATTTFGESGEYTVTAGDRSTTVSVKEVTATPGGTESAMPQSTEQPADGSDRPTTPTEGAGSGFGVGTAALATLAAAVLFGRR; this is translated from the coding sequence ATGTCACGGCCACGGGCGCGGGCGGTTTCGCTTTCGGTGCTGTTGACGTGTTGGCTGCTCGCGGGCAGCGTCGCGTTCGCGATGCCCGCGGCGGCGGCGACCATCGAGGTCGACAACACGCTCGCCCAGACCGACACGAAAGGCGAGGTGGACGTGAAAACGCAGGTGATAATCCCGGACGGAGCGACATCGGTGGAGATAACGATTCCCGAAGACACCGATGTCTACGAGACAGAGGGGTTCAGACAGTCGGGAACCGACGGCCGAACCTACGAGTGGACCGGCGGGACCGACCGACCGTTCGTCCGGTACGATTTGGCCGGCAACCGGACTATCGACCGAGGCAGTGGCGAGCAGTTCCTCTATGCCGTCACCGACGAGTGGGCAGTCGTCCGGTCGCCGAGCATCAGCGTTCGGGCGACGGGCATCGACTTGCGCATCAATCGCTCGAACCACGTCGACGGCGAGGGTGTCGCCGGGCGACACATCACCTACCTCGGCGGCTACGAGGAACACACCCGACAGGCGGCCGGCCAGCGCTTCCGACTCATCGAATCCGAACACGGCGACATGCACGAAAACCCCGAGGACGTACTCGACTCGCTGGCCCACGCCGCAAACCACTTCGAAACGGGCGCCCGCGACGACAGCGTCCTCATCATCGCCGTCCCATCGAACGTCGACTGGGCAGCAACGGGCGTCCAGCGCGGTGACTCCGACATGTGGGTCCGCGACGACGAACGCCTCGACACCGCTCGGAACACGTGGATTCACGAGTACGTCCACACCAGACAGGACTACGACCGGACCGAGGCGACCCGTTGGACCATCGAGGGGATGGCCGACTACTACGCCGCGTTGCTCACTTACGAACAGGGACGAATCGACTTCGAGACGTTCCAATCCCAGATGGATGACGGGGCGCGCGACCGATACAGCGACGTACAGCTCTCCGACCCCGCGACGTGGGAGAACGGTCGTGGAAACTACGAGAAGGGCGCGCTCGTCTTCGGCCACCTCGACCGACGGCTCCGAGCGGACGCCGACACGACGCTTGCGGCCGCAATCGCCGAGTTCAACGACCCCGGGACGGAGTTGACACAACAGCGGTTCCTCGACGCCGTCGAAACCACTGGGAGCACTGCCATCCGCGACGATGCCGAACGGTACACCGAGACGACCGAGACGCCGGAGGTCTGGAGCCGCCAACAGCACCTCGATGCCTTCGGCGGCGCCGACATCCGATACGAGTTCGAGGGGTTCGCGGTGTCGGGTCCGTACCGTGAGGCCACAATCGATTCCCCGCGTGTCGTCACCGACGAGACGCTTGAACCGACCGTCCGGATCCGCAACGTCGGCACCGAGTCCGGCGAGTACACCGCCGAGTTACGCGTCGACGGCGAAACGGTCGCAGAGCGAACCGGCACCCTCGACGCCGACGCGGAGACGACGGTGACGTTCCAGCGACGCTTCGACGCCGCCGGCGAGTACGACCTTTCGGTCGGTACGACCACCACCACGGCTGTCGTCGAGGAACCGGCCGACGTGGCGGTCACCGACCTCACCGCAGACCCGGCAACGGCGGCGCTCGGCGAGTCGGTGACGCTGCGGGCGACCGTCGCGTCGTCGGCGGACCGACCGGCCGACGGCGACGTGACCTTCGCCGTCGGCGGCAAGTCGGTCGCAACCGAGCGGGTTCAACTGAACGACGGGCCGGTGACCGTCGAGGCGACGACGACCTTCGGGGAGTCCGGCGAGTACACCGTCACCGCTGGCGACCGTTCGACGACGGTGTCGGTCAAGGAGGTAACGGCGACGCCCGGCGGAACGGAATCGGCGATGCCGCAGTCGACGGAACAACCGGCTGAC